The following proteins come from a genomic window of Theileria equi strain WA chromosome 2 map unlocalized gcontig_1105316255037, whole genome shotgun sequence:
- a CDS encoding hypothetical protein (encoded by transcript BEWA_037210A) — protein MTPGNTLKLEVNRQCGKDGTCNCNERPTGIEAKKEDSIENVTGFVALTHDRKGIPFILKKRIDGNERLESDKPIEDVTKVSVYYWDEDTSYDKPLLMEVIKSGGPQNVEYYYKSEDHEQSGADPNIWKQYIAGSGTPLQAILDDRNCVVHNVIPLVLETPEQGIGIETNCTKSKKVEAVGGGVQLTGSEYMVTEYKSSGSGTGISRVEYGKKKISGVKIPSGALDKIRFYSSTSVDGDMPIMFNLNLKNGEKRWFYNQSTGGTKWQETGGNRFYTIDGKPTENLAKQLDGFACKYHKAVTMDLTKGASEKKEKDCSNGKSQNISVTTGEIMRDGGRNMKYTKYSITDPKHKLVDIKFYHNGDENQRRHVKSNSLNFPIEGPVDIYTFYSNGSTDPKLVYIHKEGKSKAYGWYRMQTNDGHNKKWLRIPRTLKSIKHNHIEEKKLNCKQWSDLAKVLKHDTAGFQNCQESVAESSQVARTDDGQELGPPEDEVDEQSGDEYDQSLAQEGNPTSEDNSEDKKEKLEPDASGSHSKADGKTRSIPNVGKEADQEPLEPPGTLPKTPLSAEKTPVKKKVSESKESPLPHELISGETGRSEDFRRWQRNQMGENPLLDPYYEDLMKKKKKEKEEQEQLQKQEELQKKTEKEGGLGSAESASTAQTEAKVIPGSNLQAEGARSAGEKVESSDGNTWTEVTASQSSSGAPPGGSQFKTPDGALLTVVDTFKQIAFASLSLTESGPGLGEDAGKEASKE, from the coding sequence atgactCCTGGAAATACATTAAAGTTAGAAGTCAACAGACAGTGCGGTAAGGATGGAACATGTAACTGTAACGAGAGACCAACCGGTATAGAAGCCAAGAAGGAGGATAGTATTGAAAATGTCACAGGTTTTGTTGCCCTTACCCATGATCGCAAGGGAATACCGTTCATCCTAAAGAAACGTATAGATGGAAATGAGAGACTTGAGAGTGATAAGCCCATAGAAGATGTTACAAAAGTCTCAGTCTATTACTGGGATGAAGATACTAGCTATGATAAACCCCTCCTTATGGAGGTTATCAAGAGCGGTGGTCCCCAAAATGTAGAGTACTACTATAAGTCTGAGGATCATGAACAGAGTGGTGCTGATCCAAATATCTGGAAACAATATATCGCTGGTTCTGGTACACCACTACAAGCTATCTTGGATGACAGAAATTGTGTTGTGCATAACGTAATTCCATTGGTCCTTGAAACTCCGGAGCAGGGTATAGGTATTGAGACAAATTGTACAAAAAGTAAAAAGGTGGAAGCTGTCGGTGGAGGTGTTCAGCTCACTGGGAGCGAATATATGGTCACAGAGTACAAGAGTTCTGGTTCTGGAACTGGAATTTCCAGAGtagaatatggaaagaagaagataagtGGTGTAAAAATTCCTTCTGGTGCTCTCGACAAAATACGATTCTACTCATCAACATCCGTCGACGGAGATATGCCTATCATGTTTAACTTGAACCtgaagaatggagaaaaaaGGTGGTTTTACAATCAAAGCACTGGTGGTACTAAATGGCAGGAAACTGGTGGTAACAGATTCTATACTATAGATGGTAAACCTACTGAAAATCTTGCCAAACAGTTGGATGGATTCGCTTGTAAGTACCACAAAGCAGTTACCATGGATCTCACCAAAGGTGCCTCTGAAAAAAAGGAGAAAGACTGCTCCAATGGTAAGAGTCAAAATATATCTGTTACCACTGGGGAGATTATGAGAGATGGTGGTAGAAATATGAAGTACACCAAGTACTCCATCACTGATCCTAAACATAAGTTGGTTGATATCAAGTTTTATCATAATGGTGATGAGAATCAGAGAAGACATGTGAAATCTAATTCATTAAACTTTCCCATAGAAGGCCCAGTAGATATCTACACTTTCTACTCCAATGGTAGTACGGATCCAAAACTCGTTTACATTCACAAAGAAGGGAAATCTAAAGCTTATGGATGGTATAGAATGCAAACTAACGATGGTCACAATAAGAAATGGCTAAGAATACCCCGCACTCTCAAGAGTATTAAACATAACCATATAGAGGAAAAAAAACTCAACTGTAAACAATGGAGCGATCTTGCAAAAGTACTTAAGCATGATACTGCTGGCTTCCAAAACTGTCAAGAATCTGTTGCCGAATCTTCACAAGTAGCACGGACTGATGATGGACAAGAACTAGGACCCCCTGAGGATGAGGTAGATGAACAATCTGGTGATGAATACGACCAATCTCTAGCACAAGAGGGTAATCCTACTAGCGAAGATAATTCAGAAGATAAAAAAGAAAAACTTGAACCTGATGCTAGTGGTAGTCATAGTAAAGCTGATGGTAAAACTAGATCAATCCCTAATGTAGGTAAAGAAGCTGATCAAGAACCTCTAGAGCCTCCAGGAACTCTACCAAAGACTCCACTTTCAGCCGAAAAAACTCCAGTCAAGAAAAAGGTTTCAGAATCCAAGGAGTCACCGTTACCTCATGAGTTGATCTCTGGAGAAACGGGGCGATCTGAAGATTTTCGAAGATGGCAAAGGAACCAAATGGGAGAAAATCCACTCTTGGATCCATATTATGAAGacttgatgaagaagaagaagaaggaaaaggaagaacaagaacaaCTACAAAAACAAGAGGAGCTTCAAAAGAAAACAGAAAAGGAAGGAGGACTAGGCTCTGCTGAATCTGCTTCTACTGCTCAAACTGAAGCTAAAGTTATTCCTGGTTCTAATCTTCAAGCCGAAGGTGCTAGATCTGCTGGTGAAAAGGTTGAAAGCAGTGATGGAAATACTTGGACTGAAGTTACTGCTAGTCAATCTAGTAGTGGAGCTCCTCCTGGAGGATCTCAATTCAAAACTCCCGATGGTGCTCTACTTACTGTTGTTGATACTTTTAAACAGATAGCTTTTGCTTCTCTATCTCTTACTGAATCTGGTCCTGGACTTGGTGAAGATGCTGGTAAAGAAGCTAGTAAAGAGTGA
- a CDS encoding hypothetical protein (encoded by transcript BEWA_037220A): MSFGTNQGNTSHPTVPTSTTSSDSGETTTKSVPGPPEAPEESSEAQPSPRQEATGGDASLATQTNRTPEPASKSDAVSPDLGASTEGESTQHEGSRGSCPADSLISQTTENPTPGLQDQAIFIKTSQTSTTITTF, encoded by the coding sequence ATGTCTTTTGGAACCAATCAAGGCAATACTTCTCATCCTACTGTTCCTACTTCTACAACTTCATCAGACTCTGGAGAAACTACTACTAAATCTGTTCCTGGACCTCCTGAAGCTCCTGAAGAATCTTCTGAAGCTCAACCCTCACCTCGACAAGAAGCTACCGGTGGTGATGCTAGTCTAGCTACTCAAACTAATAGAACTCCTGAACCTGCTTCTAAATCTGATGCTGTCTCACCTGACCTAGGTGCTAGTACTGAAGGTGAAAGTACTCAACACGAAGGTAGTAGAGGATCATGCCCTGCTGATAGCTTAATTAGTCAAACTACTGAAAATCCTACTCCTGGACTTCAAGATCAAgccatttttatcaaaacCTCCCAGACTTCCACAACCATTACAACGTTCTGA
- a CDS encoding hypothetical protein (encoded by transcript BEWA_037230A) produces MREAFDRVGAIDAYLNVLQERRRSSQRIPSGVQGHTSIQEVLNGYEPLSDQDTNTVTSDASPVYRHETGDADERSLFQEGQSDDTEHTDYHEAIAASTQTEYSCDNANDSHNSTCLDDFQDRIGEYCGQQRANVLFESIQKCRGHAQECGSFARDIQSVDCTLSLTIQDCKSMAKDALNLFRLAAGEVAQVVKTVFRDDGLPLSSSTRVHTDVVNADSIEYGLLKDKVIQRSLGILGNDGIVRQDKLEEAFRALRKWRQDGGESVMSFFEFYKVFVRFAEPQFRTRCAQRVPGIPPESAFWQDKAGVSGENVNVHTKLAEKCDCVSPGGAGTKSVESNSLLPDSFVHVQHTRWRSTPGQTCGSSAKLRHRPHGNSIISDLVQEGICGISIDDKLRTSGWSP; encoded by the coding sequence ATGAGAGAAGCATTCGACAGAGTTGGCGCAATAGATGCGTATTTAAATGTATTGCAAGAGAGGCGAAGATCATCTCAAAGAATTCCTTCGGGAGTGCAGGGTCATACATCCATACAAGAGGTTCTAAATGGATACGAGCCTTTATCTGACCAAGATACCAATACTGTAACCTCAGACGCGTCACCTGTCTATAGACATGAGACTGGAGATGCGGATGAAAGGAGCTTATTTCAAGAGGGACAATCGGATGATACAGAGCATACCGATTACCATGAAGCGATCGCAGCATCGACGCAAACGGAGTATTCTTGTGATAATGCAAATGATAGCCACAATTCTACATGTCTTGACGACTTCCAGGATCGCATTGGGGAATACTGTGGACAACAGCGCGCAAATGTGTTATTTGAAAGCATACAGAAATGCAGAGGACATGCACAAGAATGTGGTAGTTTTGCAAGGGACATTCAAAGCGTTGACTGCACATTGTCCTTGACCATACAAGATTGCAAATCAATGGCTAAAGACGCCTTGAATCTCTTTAGATTGGCAGCTGGAGAGGTTGCGCAGGTTGTCAAGACCGTATTCAGGGACGATGGTCTCCCTCTCTCAAGCTCTACCAGAGTGCACACGGATGTCGTGAACGCTGACAGTATTGAATACGGGCTTTTGAAGGACAAGGTCATTCAGCGCAGCCTAGGCATATTGGGAAATGATGGCATAGTACGCCAGGATAAATTGGAGGAGGCATTTAGAGCTCTACGCAAATGGAGACAGGACGGAGGAGAATCTGTAATGAGCTTTTTTGAGTTTTACAAGGTGTTTGTGCGCTTTGCAGAGCCACAATTTAGGACTAGATGCGCCCAGAGGGTACCTGGAATTCCACCAGAATCTGCATTTTGGCAAGACAAAGCAGGAGTTAGCGGTGAAAATGTCAATGTACACACAAAATTAGCGGAGAAATGCGACTGTGTCTCGCCAGGAGGGGCAGGAACAAAGTCAGTGGAGAGCAACTCACTCCTCCCAGACTCTTTTGTCCATGTGCAGCACACCCGTTGGCGCAGCACCCCTGGCCAAACCTGCGGCTCTTCAGCAAAGTTGCGTCATAGACCGCATGGAAACTCCATAATCTCAGATTTGGTCCAGGAGGGAATCTGCGGAATCTCCATTGACGACAAACTCCGCACCAGTGGGTGGAGTCCATAa
- a CDS encoding hypothetical protein (encoded by transcript BEWA_037240A): protein MPKKRNRSRKSSKETASEPLADDFLQDSVDGFIRDELFDKNASFNKDFALMERCLENLADKLRNTPVDEESEDTGVNSVTLEHGPAYKYGYLSKSGPIVDILVLWKDKRPSDPDALIHRVISAWINDQGMGKDDEKDHGVGKDGENSHGPGTGAQRRSTRGVEFELCRGGATCVKAKRGDDVLFTLAFWSHSSEMANRRHVNKALDAAFGKYHELSRGVLLLKKWAEAKFLTRHSVVDKDSYADSGINDFTLAILASHVCLSRNLSHDITAFQVFKAVLNFLSKLDPTLMHTFGSPNVSRMDEDPGEYGIKYPFMVHGKSNNILKDMMVTFPQIQFHVRETLKDAGKSAFNLLFTKSLKSELYDTVLYIQLESQDFERVKNIHFVLSYGMRDRINQLHLYPVTGGDGHGLMIGIAYNEGIHRQTDVGPPTDSQEAAFYRKFWPRAETRRFDDGSINECVLWTDPVNFKTKSTCVERALVKDGPNSLNSYIVDKLLEIHGYSGSVVHSEFAITTHLLTAWRNELMTAYNKLNGSLRSLESMPLKILNVTMADEYFSYSDVGPMAYSVNTFHNVNISFESSTAWPAEKEAIQRVKIAFSIAISNELEKSHGLSSKVTDKAQIEVRVGRFFFVLNIVYGKIPSYNPHVDKKPTKEQLAEMGIWYKGVHTNRIRNVALMHPAYSGTVKLAKLWASKCLVENPDFLCEMICACVFSRKCYAPQSASTAFSQFLNIVVTHDWDTKPLVYIPADSPNTEASKINKKQYPGAPFMWIYTPEDPFSIIPDLPCKLLCKRFISKSRQLLQSIEGRYGLFNTSRVVERIYKRQDLHFDMILAIHNPYLALEGKKVGIDKKLEPKGLLEAQFLMKECIKLLNDKVSSICTIAYDKLAISGITRPCNLEPGKPKNHLLLYLKFNPFGFLPSKSIHPKNYPQLAISLKSHKDALGINNNRLLSPEKAKIHSQQISSEHVAIPNFALVLQQIIATTSRVLSHIVMC from the coding sequence ATGCCAAAGAAACGCAATAGGAGCCGCAAAAGCTCCAAGGAAACTGCGAGCGAGCCGCTGGCGGACGATTTCCTCCAGGATTCCGTAGATGGGTTCATAAGGGACGAATTGTTCGACAAAAATGCGAGTTTTAACAAAGACTTTGCTCTAATGGAGCGCTGTTTGGAGAATTTGGCGGATAAATTGAGAAATACGCCAGTCGACGAAGAAAGCGAAGACACGGGAGTAAATTCGGTAACTTTGGAACACGGTCCGGCCTACAAGTACGGCTACTTGAGCAAAAGTGGGCCAATTGTCGACATTTTGGTCCTCTGGAAGGACAAACGGCCTAGCGACCCGGACGCCCTCATTCACAGGGTCATTTCCGCCTGGATTAACGACCAGGGAATGGgcaaagatgatgaaaaggatcATGGAGTTGGCAAGGACGGCGAGAATTCCCATGGACCTGGCACGGGAGCCCAGAGAAGAAGCACAAGGGGAGTCGAGTTTGAGCTTTGCAGGGGCGGAGCTACGTGCGTAAAGGCCAAGAGGGGAGATGATGTGCTCTTTACTCTCGCATTCTGGTCCCACTCATCGGAAATGGCAAACAGGAGGCACGTGAATAAGGCTCTGGACGCCGCCTTTGGGAAGTACCACGAGCTCAGCCGAGGGGTTCTTTTGCTCAAAAAATGGGCTGAAGCAAAGTTCCTCACACGGCATTCAGTAGTAGATAAAGATTCCTATGCAGACTCTGGAATAAACGACTTTACACTTGCAATCTTGGCCTCCCATGTCTGTCTATCCAGGAACCTTTCGCATGACATTACTGCGTTTCAGGTCTTTAAGGCTGTTTTAAATTTCCTGTCCAAGTTGGATCCAACTTTAATGCACACTTTTGGCTCGCCAAATGTCTCAAGGATGGATGAAGACCCTGGCGAGTATGGGATCAAGTACCCTTTCATGGTACATGGAAAATCTaacaacattttaaaggacATGATGGTTACGTTTCCACAGATCCAGTTCCATGTCCGTGAGACTCTAAAGGATGCGGGCAAGTCCGCATTCAACCTATTGTTTACCAAAAGCCTAAAGTCGGAGCTCTATGATACCGTCCTTTATATTCAGCTAGAAAGTCAAGATTTTGAACGCGTCAAGAATATCCATTTTGTGCTAAGTTACGGCATGAGGGATAGGATAAACCAGTTGCACCTCTACCCCGTTACAGGGGGAGATGGACATGGACTAATGATTGGCATCGCATACAACGAGGGAATCCACAGACAAACTGATGTTGGTCCTCCCACAGACAGCCAAGAGGCTGCcttttatcgcaaattttGGCCAAGAGCAGAAACGAGACGCTTTGATGATGGAAGTATAAATGAATGCGTCTTGTGGACCGACCCAGTGAATTTCAAAACAAAGAGTACATGCGTAGAACGTGCTCTGGTAAAGGATGGACCAAATTCACTCAATAGCTACATTGTGGATAAATTGTTGGAGATTCACGGGTATTCCGGATCAGTTGTACATTCCGAATTCGCCATAACGACTCACTTGCTAACAGCGTGGAGAAATGAACTCATGACCGCATACAATAAGCTTAACGGGAGTTTGAGATCACTGGAGTCCATGCCGCTGAAAATCCTCAATGTAACAATGGCAGATGAGTATTTTTCATACTCCGATGTTGGTCCTATGGCATATTCCGTAAATACATTCCACAACGTCAACATAAGCTTCGAATCTTCAACAGCGTGGCCGGCTGAAAAGGAGGCTATTCAAAGGGTCAAAATCGCATTTTCCATCGCAATTTCAAATGAACTGGAGAAATCCCACGGGTTATCTTCCAAAGTCACAGACAAGGCGCAAATAGAGGTTCGCGTAGGCCGGTTCTTCTTTGTCTTGAATATCGTTTACGGAAAGATTCCAAGTTACAATCCGCACGTGGACAAAAAACCCACCAAGGAACAACTAGCTGAGATGGGTATATGGTACAAGGGTGTTCACACGAACAGAATTAGAAACGTAGCGCTCATGCATCCTGCATACTCGGGTACTGTCAAATTAGCAAAACTTTGGGCATCAAAATGCCTTGTAGAGAATCCAGACTTTTTGTGCGAAATGATTTGTGCATGTGTATTCTCGAGGAAATGTTATGCACCTCAGAGTGCCTCTACCGCCTTTTCTCAGTTTTTGAACATTGTGGTTACACACGACTGGGATACAAAACCACTGGTATATATTCCAGCTGATTCACCCAATACAGAGGCTAGCAAGATTAACAAGAAGCAGTACCCGGGAGCGCCATTCATGTGGATATATACTCCGGAAGACcccttttccatcattccAGACTTACCATGTAAACTCTTGTGCAAACGCTTCATTTCAAAATCCAGACAACTCCTACAAAGCATAGAGGGACGTTATGGTCTCTTTAATACATCAAGAGTTGTTGAACGTATTTACAAACGCCAGGATCTCCACTTTGACATGATTCTAGCCATACACAACCCATACCTTGCTCTCGAGGGAAAAAAGGTTGGCATTGATAAAAAGTTGGAACCAAAGGGGCTTTTAGAAGCACAGTTTCTCATGAAAGAATGCATAAAGCTGTTAAATGACAAGGTATCCTCCATTTGTACAATAGCATATGACAAGCTGGCAATTTCTGGTATAACAAGACCTTGCAATTTAGAGCCAGGGAAACCTAAAAACCATTTGCTCTTGTACCTAAAGTTCAACCCATTTGGATTTCTTCCAAGCAAGTCTATACACCCAAAGAACTACCCACAATTGGCTATATCCCTCAAATCTCACAAGGACGCGTTAGGCATAAACAACAACCGGCTACTCTCACCTGAAAAGGCAAAGATTCACAGCCAACAAATCTCTAGTGAACATGTGGCAATACCAAACTTTGCGCTGGTCCTACAACAAATTATTGCAACAACAAGCAGAGTTTTATCACACATTGTAATGTGCTAG
- a CDS encoding hypothetical protein (encoded by transcript BEWA_037250A) gives MGCLKGKCKCGIFSGFSRFSGAFVDQPKIVDDPVNNSIAGADNESETTNDGSIALNNDDKISSSLRISMVDGFEANDEHEVVDLDRPWEELKYRDSISSVESNDGTDSGCSCAFSKLQYCLLNRNKERMDSLETDESEQSEMESKDSDMESGAGYTKVVLLRTIDGSESQVGITSSSTLQANEALPVDSSVTKDALEDEKPGILEARNEVVNRRTMAIENATKCLTNECTVLEGCKVDDDNCVVLDPVKVGSHEGPVADCAMDLDKVEHSIDATSLEEETLSIIREVESLGSKELVSSLVLQFEKLSRERRELQNKLNECKHRELV, from the coding sequence ATGGGATGCTTAAAGGGCAAGTGTAAATGTGGCATATTCTCTGGCTTTTCGAGGTTTTCTGGAGCCTTTGTTGACCAGCCAAAAATTGTTGATGATCCGGTTAATAATTCCATTGCTGGAGCTGACAACGAATCGGAGACAACAAATGATGGTTCTATAGCTTTAAATAATGACGATAAAATTAGTTCAAGTCTAAGAATCTCTATGGTAGATGGGTTTGAGGCGAACGATGAACATGAAGTAGTAGACTTGGATAGACCTTGGGAGGAGTTAAAATATAGAGACTCTATAAGCTCTGTAGAATCAAATGATGGAACCGATTCTGGGTGTTCTTGTGCATTCTCAAAACTGCAATATTGCCTATTAAATAGGAATAAGGAAAGGATGGATTCACTGGAAACTGATGAATCTGAGCAGTCTGAGATGGAGTCTAAAGATAGCGATATGGAAAGTGGAGCTGGATACACTAAAGTTGTCCTTTTGCGAACTATAGACGGCAGTGAGTCACAAGTGGGCAttacatcctcatccaCTCTTCAGGCAAATGAGGCTCTGCCTGTGGACTCTAGCGTAACAAAAGATGCTCTAGAGGATGAAAAGCCAGGTATTTTAGAAGCAAGAAATGAGGTGGTGAATAGAAGAACAATGGCTATTGAAAATGCCACAAAGTGCCTAACGAATGAATGCACTGTTTTGGAGGGTTGTAAAGTAGATGACGACAATTGTGTTGTTCTTGACCCCGTAAAAGTTGGTTCCCACGAGGGTCCAGTAGCAGATTGTGCCATGGATTTGGATAAGGTCGAACATTCAATTGATGCAACATCTCTGGAAGAGGAAACGCTCTCAATTATCAGGGAGGTTGAATCTTTGGGATCCAAGGAATTGGTCTCGTCTTTGGTTTTGCAGTTTGAAAAGTTGTCGAGAGAAAGACGTGAGCTGCAGAACAAGTTGAATGAATGCAAGCACAGAGAATTGGTTTGA
- a CDS encoding signal peptide containing protein (encoded by transcript BEWA_037260A), translating into MNAIVALISAVSVFAVSAAFVDFAGNSAVVKGLHHGAHVAHFVASGEDVEGFKCGAHFSWVAPAGKAVKEVLAFSHCKKGGLALAHVTLVDGSEHFFHVVGGVAEELAHRVWFGKLAKGTCKHAPALAGLPHHAVLADLAHVFA; encoded by the coding sequence ATGAACGCTATTGTTGCTTTGATCTCTGCTGTCAGCGTCTTCGCTGTCTCTGCTGCTTTCGTTGACTTTGCCGGCAACAGTGCCGTCGTCAAGGGTCTCCATCATGGTGCCCATGTTGCTCACTTTGTCGCCAGTGGTGAGGATGTCGAGGGCTTCAAGTGCGGTGCTCACTTCTCCTGGGTTGCTCCAGCTGGCAAGGCCGTCAAGGAAGTCTTGGCTTTCTCTCACTGCAAGAAAGGTGGTCTCGCTTTGGCCCACGTCACTCTCGTTGATGGATCTGAGCACTTCTTCCATGTCGTTGGTGGTGTTGCTGAGGAGCTTGCTCACCGTGTCTGGTTCGGAAAGCTCGCCAAGGGTACCTGCAAGCATGCTCCAGCTCTTGCTGGCTTGCCACATCATGCTGTTTTGGCTGATTTGGCTCACGTCTTCGCCTAA